The Lycium barbarum isolate Lr01 chromosome 12, ASM1917538v2, whole genome shotgun sequence genome includes a region encoding these proteins:
- the LOC132621817 gene encoding uncharacterized protein At4g19900, which yields MLRNLRTRRRPLYAPHICALAAFILLLLLLSISLLYTRLNFFLLQPTHPQSHHPLQYDTVSLNNPLVYDLADTDYRSNDDRIDVADNNTNDDDNEFLLSNENEEDDEEVINQYPRVSSTYFYDQRNGVVRRAFNKRSIEEWEDYVNFESRMKLGLGFKSDESKAAFGSDDFPVDVGMRMKLSEIKSVEDALLLKGSTLREGWGDWFEKKSDFLRRDRMFKSNLEALNPNNNAMLQDPDGAGVTGLTRGDKIVLKGLMNEFKKVPFLVKKTLSVSESELVNDALDLEKMVGLAKSDAFESKVLKANDEDVNSRAKRAKRRTLNDNVRIGKRLVHDSDEDSATRSKEGIRNGDVKVVDDNARGEVSEKVFADGKRWGYFPGLQPRLSFANFMDSFFRKAKCTMRVFMVWNSPAWMFTTRYQRGLESVLNHHRDACVVVFSETIELNFFSDFVKDGFKVAVVMPNLDELLLDTPIHVFASVWYEWKQTKHYPLHYSELVRLAALYKYGGIYLDSDIIVLNSLSSLNNTIAFEDDLRGKTLNGAAMAFRKHSPFIMECLKEFHASYDDKQLRWNGADLLTRVASNFSVNDNISGRKMEINFQPSNIFFPISHSNITRYFSAPAMETEKAEQDMLFKTILKEAVTFHFWNGLTSAMVPEPGSLAYRIINYNCLRCSDTL from the exons ATGCTTCGCAACCTGCGTACGCGGCGTCGTCCGCTTTACGCCCCTCACATTTGCGCCTTAGCCGCCTTcatcctcctccttctcctcctctcCATTTCACTCCTCTACACCCGCCTCAACTTCTTCCTTCTCCAACCCACCCACCCTCAATCCCATCACCCCCTCCAATACGACACCGTTTCACTCAACAACCCTCTCGTTTACGACTTAGCCGATACCGATTACCGCTCCAACGACGATCGCATCGACGTCGCAGACAACAACACCAACGACGACGATAATGAGTTTTTACTCTCTAATGAAAACGAAGAGGATGATGAAGAGGTCATTAATCAGTATCCTAGGGTTTCTTCTACGTATTTTTATGATCAGAGGAATGGTGTTGTTAGGAGAGCCTTTAATAAGAGATCTATTGAGGAATGGGAGGATTACGTTAATTTTGAGTCCAGGATGAAGTTAGGGTTAGGGTTTAAGAGCGATGAGTCGAAAGCCGCGTTTGGATCCGATGATTTTCCTGTGGATGTGGGAATGAGGATGAAGTTGAGTGAAATTAAGAGTGTTGAAGATGCTTTGTTGTTAAAAGGATCAACTTTGAGGGAAGGTTGGGGTGACTGGTTCGAGAAGAAGAGCGATTTTTTGAGACGTGATAGGATGTTTAAGTCGAATTTGGAAGCCTTGAATCCGAATAATAATGCCATGTTGCAGGATCCTGACGGTGCTGGGGTTACCGGGTTGACTAGAGGGGATAAGATTGTGTTGAAAGGGTTGATGAATGAGTTTAAGAAAGTTCCGTTTTTGGTGAAAAAGACGCTTTCCGTGTCTGAATCTGAGctggttaatgatgctttggatTTGGAGAAGATGGTGGGGCTGGCGAAAAGTGATGCTTTCGAGTCGAAGGTGTTGAAAGCTAATGATGAGGATGTGAATAGTAGAGCGAAGAGAGCGAAGCGTAGAACGTTAAACGATAATGTTAGAATTGGAAAAAGACTTGTTCATGATAGTGATGAAGATTCAGCAACTAGGAGTAAGGAAGGGATAAGGAATGGTGATGTGAAAGTTGTGGATGACAATGCAAGAGGTGAAGTTTCTGAGAAAGTCTTTGCTGATGGAAAGAGATGGGGTTACTTTCCGGGGCTGCAACCGAGGTTGTCTTTTGCTAATTTTATGGATTCATTTTTCAGGAAAGCAAAATGTACTATGAGAGTTTTCATGGTCTGGAATTCTCCAGCATGGATGTTTACAACTCGGTATCAGAGGGGACTTGAGAGTGTGCTCAATCATCACCGGGATGCTTGTGTGGTGGTTTTCTCTGAGACAATTGAACTTAACTTCTTTAGTGATTTTGTCAAGGATGG CTTCAAAGTGGCTGTTGTGATGCCCAATCTTGATGAACTCCTACTAGACACACCAATACATGTGTTTGCTTCTGTCTGGTATGAATGGAAGCAGacaaaacattatcctttacattACAGTGAACTCGTCAGGCTGGCTGCTCTATACAA GTATGGTGGAATTTATCTCGACTCAGACATCATTGTGTTGAATTCATTGTCTTCACTTAATAATACTATTGCTTTTGAGGATGATCTACGTGGAAAAACTTTGAATGGTGCTGCAATGGCTTTTAGAAAGCACAG tcctTTTATAATGGAGTGTTTGAAGGAGTTTCATGCATCTTATGACGACAAACAATTGAGATGGAATGGAGCTGATCTTTTGACAAGAGTTGCTAGTAACTTTTCTGTCAATGATAATATCTCCGGTAGAAAGATGGAGATCAATTTTCAACCCTCGAATATTTTCTTTCCTATCAGCCATAGCAATATTACCAG